From a region of the Helianthus annuus cultivar XRQ/B chromosome 5, HanXRQr2.0-SUNRISE, whole genome shotgun sequence genome:
- the LOC110878091 gene encoding pentatricopeptide repeat-containing protein At2g30780 — MKRVFRIYDIGAAKSELLYSHRGIVTPKCPTNPTRIPTATRSLSSKAMSDLYGQFADKWTYAEVRAKEELIEKVSLFRDELMKNVKDEYTFEKLLEVEGSNLFKMYSDGAALIELLRLLESSPHLAIKVFDWRRKKEKMRPMSTEEYAKGIKIAGRMKNVELAVEFFMEATNKRVKTTSTYNALMGAYMCNGLSEKCQSVYCDLKQDTNCCPTSVTFNMLISIFGHRVLVDQMEAVFQEMKYYNIAPNITTYNNMIAGYLTAWMWDSMENIYRMMETGPVRPNINTHLLMLRGYAHSCNFEKMEEIYNMVGPHIHENHTTLIRAMICAYCKIPYRNRVKRIEELMRLIPENEYRPWLNVLLIRVYAEEDMLDQMDKSINEAFAHKTSVNTVRIMRTILSTYIRNNAVDKLARFVTHAGDSGWRICRSLYHGLLWMFASQKRIEEMEQVLVEMERFNYGWSKRTFYILYKAYSEHEEEYRHKLYRVLGLMCKHGYEIPL; from the exons ATGAAGAGGGTGTTTAGAATATACGATATAGGAGCAGCAAAATCAGAGCTCTTGTATTCCCACCGTGGAATTGTTACACCCAAATGTCCAACGAATCCAACAAGAATACCCACTGCCACCCGATCTTTATCATCTAAAGCCATGTCAGATTTGTATGGACAGTTTGCTGATAAATGGACTTACGCTGAGGTACGAGCCAAAGAAGAACTGATCGAAAAAGTTTCTTTATTCAGAGATGAATTGATGAAGAATGTGAAAGACGAGTACACTTTTGAAAAACTGTTGGAAGTTGAAGGGTCGAATTTGTTCAAGATGTATTCTGATGGGGCTGCTTTGATTGAGCTTCTCAGGTTGTTGGAATCTTCTCCTCATTTGGCTATCAAG GTTTTCGATTGGAGAagaaaaaaagagaaaatgaGGCCTATGTCAACAGAAGAATACGCAAAAGGCATTAAAATTGCGGGTCGAATGAAGAACGTAGAGCTAGCCGTTGAATTTTTCATGGAAGCTActaacaaacgggtcaaaactaccTCGACTTACAACGCTCTTATGGGTGCGTATATGTGCAACGGCCTAAGCGAAAAATGTCAATCGGTTTATTGCGATTTAAAGCAAGATACCAATTGTTGCCCCACGTCGGTCACATTCAACATGCTGATATCAATTTTCGGCCATAGAGTTCTTGTTGACCAAATGGAAGCCGTGTTTCAAGAAATGAAATATTACAATATTGCCCCGAATATAACCACATACAATAACATGATCGCGGGTTATCTCACTGCATGGATGTGGGATAGTATGGAGAATATTTACCGTATGATGGAAACCGGACCCGTACGCCCTAATATCAACACGCACTTACTAATGCTTCGCGGGTATGCACATTCGTGTAATTTTGAGAAAATGGAGGAGATTTATAATATGGTGGGACCTCACATTCACGAAAACCATACGACTTTGATTAGAGCTATGATATGTGCGTACTGCAAGATTCCTTATAGAAACCGAGTTAAACGAATTGAAGAACTAATGAGATTAATCCCGGAAAACGAGTACCGACCGTGGTTAAACGTGCTGCTTATTAGAGTTTATGCAGAAGAGGATATGCTTGACCAAATGGATAAGTCAATAAACGAGGCGTTTGCGCATAAGACGAGTGTAAACACCGTGAGGATCATGCGTACGATTCTTTCGACTTATATTAGGAACAACGCTGTGGACAAGCTGGCAAGGTTTGTAACTCATGCCGGAGATTCGGGGTGGAGGATCTGCCGCTCGCTGTACCATGGGTTATTGTGGATGTTCGCTTCGCAGAAACGGATAGAGGAAATGGAGCAGGTTCTTGTTGAGATGGAAAGATTTAATTACGGGTGGTCTAAACGAAcgttttatatattgtataagGCTTATTCGGAGCACGAAGAAGAATATCGACATAAGTTGTATAGGGTGTTAGGGTTGATGTGCAAGCATGGGTATGAAATTCCATTGTAG